TTGGTGATCTCCTTATCTGCAGAGTCACTAGGTCCGTCATAAGCACTTTCTTCAATAACACCAGAAAATGTGGAGAGTCCTGAACTCGATATCACATCAACCAACATCTTCATAGTCCATGCAGACACTTTTTCTCGTTTCATCTGATGAAGCTTACCAACATCAATCACCTCTTTAGTCTTCGTCTCTTTCCCCTTCCTTTTCACCTGGAAACTCATTTGACTTACACTTGTACTCGCCCCGACCATCTGTAATGATTCCATAACAGGAGGCCCTGAGAGGGTTAAGAGAACATACTGCTGGAAGATCGATTCTTGAATTCTATCAAAGAAATTGCTGACATGGAACGATGTTGCTAGAATCTTAAGCAATAAAGTCTTTAAAAGCCACAAGATTGCCCCCACTAATAAGGCAACGATAGTCCAGGTAATATAATCCAAAATCTTATCTGCAGTTTTGGATCTTTCAACACTTTGGGCATTAAACAACAATGTCCAAGTAATAAGAACTACAGTGAACCAAATACATACTTGAACACTCTTCTTTAACCCGTGAACAAAGTATAAAACCTTCTTTCTCAACAAGAAATTTAGTTCTATCAACAGCACGATAAAATGCATAAGCCAGTTGGTGACTAGCATACCACAAATGATCACCATTATCTGGACAACCCATTTCCATAACTCCAAGCTCCAAACTGTTTCACGCTTCAATCTCTTAATCGTCAAGCTAGCAACTAAACAGCCCAAAAGAAACAGAAAAATAACCCATTCAAAAAGAACTTTCATCTTCACCCTCTTATACTTCAAATTCTTTCGTAACTTCACCTTCTTGTAAATCTCTTCATCCTCATCAACCCCCCCTGCTGGTCCCGGTGACGTCATTAAAGGAGTCCTTGGATTTATAGACACGTTTCTCGTTGTCTCCTTAGACGGTGTGCCAAGTGGAGAAGCGGTACTATTCCCTCCCATTCTAGGTGAGGCCCGGTTGGAGCCAGGCCTCATGGGGGAGTTCGACGTCTGGCCAACATGTGCAGCGATGTCATCAAACTTATTATGATCAATCAAAGGTTGTTGTTCACCAAACCTCGACTTGGGCTTTGAGTAAGCTGACCTTGCAAGCGTCTTCCGCCTGGTTAGGTTTTCGGGATTGGGAATCTTGGGAGGCCTATTAGGGCTTGGCATAAAAACAGCATTTTCGGCCGGATACGAATCAACAGATTTCCTATGA
The sequence above is drawn from the Erigeron canadensis isolate Cc75 chromosome 4, C_canadensis_v1, whole genome shotgun sequence genome and encodes:
- the LOC122596182 gene encoding mechanosensitive ion channel protein 10-like, with protein sequence MDANGKSRNTGEISMTENKKSGEVVVTISGEEKDLRNARGIPESPHRKSVDSYPAENAVFMPSPNRPPKIPNPENLTRRKTLARSAYSKPKSRFGEQQPLIDHNKFDDIAAHVGQTSNSPMRPGSNRASPRMGGNSTASPLGTPSKETTRNVSINPRTPLMTSPGPAGGVDEDEEIYKKVKLRKNLKYKRVKMKVLFEWVIFLFLLGCLVASLTIKRLKRETVWSLELWKWVVQIMVIICGMLVTNWLMHFIVLLIELNFLLRKKVLYFVHGLKKSVQVCIWFTVVLITWTLLFNAQSVERSKTADKILDYITWTIVALLVGAILWLLKTLLLKILATSFHVSNFFDRIQESIFQQYVLLTLSGPPVMESLQMVGASTSVSQMSFQVKRKGKETKTKEVIDVGKLHQMKREKVSAWTMKMLVDVISSSGLSTFSGVIEESAYDGPSDSADKEITNEMEAIAAAYHIFRNVAQPGFTYIEDIDLRRFMIKEEVDVVFPMIDVADKGTIDRKTLTEWVVKVYNGRKALGHALTDTKTAVKQLDKLVTAVLIVIVIVVWLLLTEIASTKVLVLLSSQLVVAAFIFGNTCKTIFEAIVFVFIMHPFDVGDRCCIDGVQLIVEEMNILTTVFLRFDNEKIYYPNSVLSTKPISNFYRSPDMGDNVEFSIDFNTPFEKIGQLKDKIMKYLERNPQLWYPNHNFVVKEIENVNKIKMALFFTHTMNFQDYGEKNKRRSELVLELKKIFEELKIKCNLLPQDVHVHHPETTPGHIK